Proteins from a single region of Kluyveromyces lactis strain NRRL Y-1140 chromosome C complete sequence:
- a CDS encoding uncharacterized protein (some similarities with YDR520c) has protein sequence MSTGQNKIAKKTPAKRGTRGVKACDYCKKLKAKCVPSPVPGEVRCLRCDSLKRHCSFEDLFTDSPVHAPAHDGTSTQFNNNGSSSDNETAHAELLKAFLKSGSASPSVLNINLKYTKMIHDNVLKVLALLENSVDAGSERVTETEQTPLEKEAMTLMKEKEPGISSSLVDAVSMITRDGPARAAIQDVSSGKPEVSPSMARNFDDQNHAYLSSSYTLMSQLVPRDHLPLLIRKLHDHKFNELERYLTEDIVTMNIITLEESYMLMQSFRNRYSDWCSFPKSIPNEKLVDNIRSKNSSFLLTVVCTLALRYTDDYHDLKTRCYKNLLLKLRSDVEVSLSYVPQSKEFLQAIVILSLYASSFSSDFLCVDAWYLSAVGSQHLITRGVAGSLVKKNKNSVNTLASTINLLDPVMQPDLDTFNNSVFEETEEFEQLSSARLWNHLCHCHINNCVASGRMCTIDDRSLEMCKLTLELPHSTNFDGRMVAEIELTRIVYKFIRSLEFFDISDQQPLNTVLSKLKGWLEQWNYLFTQPVTQFVEFNYHYSICLVHYSWYHKHYVTTHPPDNLPLFNSATNSTKTAIADYLNLTYPLKKVVASILPAQVSFILEHAHLGLTAIVNCPFEKFKFLSDHLVFSGVHLALMCLLLLDESHSLSKDIDAVAILTDVKKLSQRLQKIREGELKSFWVEEVDLRIPSVILQYHKALEAYLIGKFSAYDIQIDPNYS, from the coding sequence ATGAGCACTGGACAAAATAAGATAGCTAAGAAAACACCAGCGAAAAGAGGTACGCGAGGTGTCAAGGCATGCGATTATTGTAAGAAGCTTAAGGCGAAATGTGTGCCGTCTCCTGTGCCAGGTGAGGTTAGATGTTTGAGATGCGATTCCCTGAAGAGACACtgttcttttgaagatttgttTACGGATAGTCCGGTACATGCGCCAGCTCACGATGGTACTTCGACACAATTCAACAATAACGGTAGTAGTTCAGATAATGAAACTGCGCATGCAGAACTGTTGAAAGCTTTTCTTAAATCTGGTTCTGCCTCTCCGAGTGTGTTGAATATCAACCTAAAATATACCAAGATGATTCATGACAACGTTTTGAAGGTACTTGCGCTACTTGAGAATTCAGTAGATGCTGGTAGTGAGCGAGTCACCGAAACGGAGCAGACTCCTTTGGAGAAAGAAGCAATGACTTTGatgaaggaaaaggaaCCAGGAATAAGTTCTTCTCTTGTGGATGCAGTATCAATGATAACTAGGGATGGCCCAGCTAGGGCCGCAATTCAAGATGTAAGCAGTGGTAAACCGGAAGTATCACCTTCAATGGCAagaaattttgatgatCAGAACCATGCCTATCTATCTTCTTCATATACACTTATGTCACAATTGGTACCGAGAGACCATCTACCTTTACTGATAAGGAAACTCCATGACCATAAATTTAATGAACTCGAGAGATATTTAACCGAGGACATAGTGACTATGAATATAATAACCCTTGAAGAAAGTTATATGCTCATGCAGAGTTTCAGAAATAGATATTCAGATTGGTGCTCTTTCCCAAAATCCATTCCAAATGAAAAGTTGGTTGATAATATACGTTCCAAAAACTCATCTTTCCTTCTTACCGTGGTTTGCACGTTAGCTCTAAGGTATACCGACGATTATCACGATTTAAAAACTAGGTGCTATAAGAATTTGCTTCTTAAACTACGATCGGACGTTGAGGTTTCTCTTTCCTATGTTCCTCAATCGAAAGAGTTTTTGCAAGCTATTGTAATTTTGTCTCTATATGCTTCCTCGTTTTCAAGCGATTTCTTATGCGTTGATGCATGGTATCTTTCCGCAGTAGGTTCACAGCATTTGATTACCAGAGGTGTTGCAGGATCTCTagtgaaaaagaacaaaaattCAGTGAATACTTTGGCGTCAACTATAAATTTACTGGATCCAGTAATGCAGCCTGATCTCGACACATTTAACAATAGCGTGTtcgaagaaacagaagaattCGAACAATTATCGTCTGCGAGACTTTGGAACCATCTATGTCATTGCCATATAAACAACTGTGTGGCATCCGGTAGAATGTGTACAATTGACGATAGAAGTTTAGAAATGTGTAAACTCACTTTGGAACTGCCGCATTCCACGAATTTTGACGGAAGAATGGTGGCAGAGATTGAACTCACTCGGATAGTTTATAAGTTTATTCGAAGTTTGGAGTTCTTTGACATATCTGACCAACAACCTTTGAATACAGTGTTGTCTAAACTTAAAGGTTGGTTAGAACAATGGAATTATTTGTTCACTCAACCTGTGACCCAATTTGTGGAATTTAATTATCACTATAGTATCTGTTTGGTTCACTATTCGTGGTATCATAAACACTATGTAACCACACATCCTCCAGACAATCTGCCTTTGTTTAATTCTGCAACAAATTCCACCAAGACAGCTATAGCAGATTACTTAAATTTGACTTATCCACTGAAGAAAGTTGTTGCATCAATATTACCAGCCCAAGTGTCTTTTATACTGGAGCATGCACACTTAGGATTGACTGCTATTGTAAATTGTCCTTTTGAGAAGTTCAAGTTTTTGTCCGACCATTTGGTGTTTTCAGGTGTACATCTTGCATTGATGTGTTTGCTGTTACTAGATGAAAGCCACTCCCTCAGCAAAGATATCGATGCAGTTGCGATTCTTACCGATGTCAAAAAGTTGAGTCAAAGGTTACAGAAGATTCGTGAAGGAGAACTCAAGTCTTTTTGggttgaagaagttgacCTTCGTATTCCTAGTGTGATACTCCAATATCACAAGGCCCTAGAAGCTTACCTAATTGGTAAATTCTCTGCATATGATATTCAAATAGACCCAAACTATAGTtaa
- the ZNG1 gene encoding GTP-dependent zinc transferase (similar to uniprot|P53729 Saccharomyces cerevisiae YNR029C Hypothetical ORF), with translation MSALKDFSFKEDEDGELPVLVTGNEPDLKKILDTYKPDGGKHIVSDKKIALANRQLDEDFDRQQRIPVTIITGYLGAGKSTLLEQIALKGSNKRLAVILNEFGDSSEIEKSITIKNKGEVYEEWLDLGNGCLCCSLKDVGVKAIEDMVARSPGKIDYILLETSGIADPGPIAKMFWQDKGLNSNVYIDGIITVLDSEHIITCLDDISPTAHWHGEKVTVDDESKTTIAHLQIAMADAILVNKSDKIEGDESKKYDLENVVRSINTVAPIYYTKFGDINLDLVLDLNAFESTKFLQKDYTTTFHDHRISTITLAFPFFQTEDQLDTFIKDFLQVLLWKDFGVDTGSGLQSAHHENPDFEVHRTKGVIMVGNECKVIQGVRDTYDIIPGEKLPNITENKIVLIGKHLDENYIRHLLNKAISSQK, from the coding sequence ATGTCGGCACTTAAGGATTTtagtttcaaagaagatgaagatggagAACTTCCCGTTCTTGTTACTGGGAATGAACCtgatttaaagaaaatattggaCACATATAAACCAGATGGTGGGAAACACATTGTGAGCGATAAAAAGATCGCTTTGGCTAATAGACAGTTGGACGAGGATTTTGATAGACAGCAGCGGATTCCTGTCACCATCATAACCGGATATCTTGGTGCTGGTAAATCAACTCTATTGGAACAAATAGCGTTAAAGGGCTCCAATAAAAGGTTAGCAGTTATATTGAACGAATTTGGGGATAGTtcagaaattgaaaagtctATTACCATCAAGAACAAGGGTGAAGTATATGAAGAATGGTTAGATTTGGGTAACGGTTGCTTATGTTGTTCTTTGAAGGATGTTGGTGTAAAAGCGATCGAAGATATGGTTGCCCGATCTCCAGGTAAAATTGATTACATTTTATTGGAAACATCGGGTATTGCAGACCCCGGACCCATAGCAAAGATGTTTTGGCAAGATAAAGGCTTGAACAGCAACGTATACATTGATGGAATTATAACTGTTCTTGATAGTGAACATATTATAACTTGtcttgatgatatttctcCTACTGCCCATTGGCATGGAGAGAAAGTTACGgttgatgatgaatcaaaaacaacCATTGCACATCTACAAATAGCTATGGCCGATGCAATCTTAGTTAACAAATCGgataaaattgaaggagatgaatcaaagaaatatgacCTAGAAAACGTTGTTCGCTCCATCAACACAGTAGCACCGATATATTATACGAAATTCGGGGATATCAATTTGGATCTCGTATTGGATTTAAACGCATTCGAAAGTACCAAGTTTCTACAGAAAGACTACACAACTACTTTTCATGATCATAGAATATCAACGATTACTTTAGCTTTCCCCTTTTTCCAAACAGAAGATCAGCTTGATACTtttatcaaagatttcCTTCAAGTCTTGTTATGGAAAGATTTTGGGGTAGATACTGGTTCAGGCTTGCAGTCAGCTCACCATGAGAATCCCGATTTCGAAGTGCACAGAACTAAGGGTGTGATAATGGTTGGAAATGAATGCAAGGTCATTCAAGGAGTGCGTGACACATATGATATAATCCCTGGTGAAAAGCTGCCTAACATTACCGAGAATAAAATTGTCCTGATCGGGAAACATTTGGATGAGAATTATATTAGGCACTTGCTTAATAAAGCAATAAGTAGTCAGAAATAA
- a CDS encoding uncharacterized protein (similar to gnl|GLV|DEHA0G11220g Debaryomyces hansenii DEHA0G11220g and weakly similar to YCR069W uniprot|P25334 Saccharomyces cerevisiae YCR069W CPR4 Peptidyl- prolyl cis-trans isomerase (cyclophilin) catalyzes the cis- trans isomerization of peptide bonds N-terminal to proline residues has a potential role in the secretory pathway), translating into MISKLFRLFCAVFVLASVTAGALVEDFKTLYEPNPPVTKRVLFGINYTDPSTNQPKAVDVGIELYGTVVPLTVNNFNELARGVKGQLGDKIIDISYKKTIFHRIIPGFMIQGGNVLPHVGPFSIYGYAFDDENFNLKHDRPGRLSMANSGPNTNACQFFITTSETPLEHLDGKHVVFGQVISGLEDLMKYVQHVETDDKDKPVNDVSITYTYTEELRIADIEKMHEEYIKKVEQFRNGDTSVGITLEEELKEGAKNEVELENDYYYSQHPYAKFVFAFLFIGALVTVYANRRSIIPRAKNIVSVRS; encoded by the coding sequence ATGATCTCCAAGTTGTTCAGGCTATTTTGTGCCGTTTTCGTACTTGCTAGTGTTACTGCCGGTGCGCTCgttgaagatttcaagacttTATATGAACCAAATCCACCGGTGACAAAGAGAGTCTTGTTTGGTATCAACTATACAGATCCCAGCACGAACCAGCCAAAGGCCGTAGATGTGGGTATTGAATTGTATGGTACCGTAGTACCATTGACGGTTAATAATTTCAACGAGTTAGCTCGCGGCGTCAAGGGTCAACTAGGTGACAAAATTATCGATATTTCATATAAAAAAACAATATTCCATAGAATCATTCCAGGTTTCATGATTCAAGGTGGTAATGTGCTACCACATGTGGGTCCTTTCTCAATCTATGGTTATGCTTTTGACgatgaaaatttcaatttgaaacaCGACAGACCGGGTCGTCTATCTATGGCCAATTCGGGCCCAAATACAAATGCAtgtcaattcttcattacTACCTCTGAAACACCGCTTGAACATTTGGATGGTAAACACGTTGTATTCGGCCAAGTGATTTCAGGTCTTGAAGATCTAATGAAATACGTGCAACATGTTGAGACCGATGATAAGGACAAACCAGTAAATGACGTTTCAATCACGTACACTTACACTGAAGAGTTGAGGATTGCCGATATAGAGAAAATGCACGAAGAGTATATAAAGAAGGTGGAACAATTCAGAAATGGTGACACTTCTGTTGGGATTACTTTAGAAGAGGAACTTAAAGAGGGTGCTAAGAATGAAGTTGAGTTGGAAAATGATTACTACTATTCGCAACACCCATATGCTAAATTTGTGTTCGCGTTCTTGTTCATTGGTGCTTTGGTCACCGTTTATGCCAACAGAAGATCTATCATTCCAAGAGCTAAAAACATTGTCTCTGTGAGATCATGA